In the genome of Flexistipes sinusarabici DSM 4947, one region contains:
- a CDS encoding LUD domain-containing protein yields the protein MPNSKLDQFIKNSQAAENENFCLSKNDLLKSLDEVPFVHLPSFEQYKRCEIDKNGISTACIEADWGVANSGTVVIDSSKEEIRLASSLAEHLQVVLLKSKLINTIFDIKDYMKKQTEKDNAYIAFITGASRTADIERILTIGVHGPVKMTVFIIKDL from the coding sequence ATGCCCAACTCAAAACTCGACCAATTTATCAAAAACTCACAGGCGGCGGAAAACGAAAATTTTTGTTTATCAAAAAATGATTTATTAAAAAGCCTGGATGAAGTGCCCTTTGTTCATTTACCATCGTTTGAGCAGTATAAAAGATGTGAAATAGATAAAAACGGCATTTCCACAGCCTGCATTGAAGCTGACTGGGGAGTGGCAAATAGTGGAACCGTAGTAATTGACAGCAGCAAAGAAGAAATCAGACTCGCCTCTTCTTTGGCTGAGCATTTGCAGGTGGTTTTATTAAAAAGCAAATTAATAAATACAATTTTTGACATAAAAGACTACATGAAGAAACAGACGGAAAAGGACAATGCTTATATTGCGTTTATCACAGGCGCAAGCAGAACAGCGGATATAGAACGCATATTGACAATCGGTGTCCATGGTCCGGTTAAAATGACCGTTTTTATAATCAAAGACTTATAG
- a CDS encoding TRAP transporter substrate-binding protein — MFKKLLLVLTMVMMIFALTVSAAEKKTYNWKLVETYPTGIPWHDTALHFADTVEKITEGQIKIKVYPAGAIVPAFQVFDAVRNRVAEMGFAWPGYWKGKDQAFVAFASVPFGMNNLEFSTWMIAGEGMKLAKELYGKYGLVPLLGGNSGQEMGFFTAKPLQEVGDLKGKKVRTVGWGADILKDMGVSVTPLPGGEIYLAFERGVLDSAEFSTPFVTYPMGFQDIAKNVMVPGWHQTFVQNMFTVNKKVWDDLPENLQQALKIASLETQMWDIARSEKGNAESILKYKKEGVKFNKLSDESLNKLRKTTKEYLAGLRKKSDFLDKVLDSQEEFIKLYANWKELKSGVSAYPYEDYMAGQHYE; from the coding sequence ATGTTTAAGAAATTGTTACTTGTTTTAACAATGGTTATGATGATTTTTGCTTTAACAGTTTCCGCTGCGGAAAAGAAGACTTATAACTGGAAACTGGTTGAGACTTATCCTACAGGGATACCATGGCACGATACGGCTCTGCATTTTGCAGATACCGTGGAAAAGATTACCGAAGGCCAGATCAAAATTAAGGTTTACCCTGCAGGGGCTATTGTACCTGCTTTTCAGGTATTCGATGCAGTAAGAAACCGGGTTGCTGAAATGGGTTTTGCATGGCCCGGATACTGGAAAGGCAAAGATCAGGCTTTTGTGGCTTTTGCTTCTGTTCCTTTCGGGATGAATAATCTTGAGTTTTCCACATGGATGATTGCCGGAGAAGGTATGAAGCTGGCAAAAGAATTGTACGGTAAATACGGTTTGGTTCCTCTTTTGGGTGGAAACTCCGGACAGGAAATGGGCTTTTTCACAGCTAAACCTTTGCAGGAAGTTGGCGATCTTAAAGGTAAAAAAGTAAGAACAGTCGGCTGGGGTGCTGATATTCTGAAAGATATGGGTGTTTCTGTTACTCCACTGCCCGGCGGAGAAATTTATCTTGCTTTTGAAAGGGGAGTTCTTGACTCTGCAGAATTCAGTACTCCTTTTGTAACATATCCTATGGGTTTTCAGGATATAGCTAAGAATGTCATGGTTCCCGGCTGGCACCAGACTTTTGTTCAGAATATGTTCACAGTAAATAAAAAAGTATGGGATGACCTCCCTGAAAACCTGCAGCAGGCTCTGAAAATTGCATCCCTTGAAACACAGATGTGGGATATAGCAAGATCTGAGAAGGGGAATGCCGAGTCTATCCTTAAGTACAAAAAGGAAGGTGTGAAATTTAACAAACTCAGCGATGAGTCTTTAAACAAGCTTAGGAAGACAACCAAAGAGTATCTTGCCGGCTTGAGGAAAAAGAGCGATTTTCTTGATAAAGTTCTTGACTCACAAGAGGAATTTATAAAGCTTTATGCAAACTGGAAAGAGCTCAAGAGCGGTGTTTCCGCATATCCGTATGAAGACTATATGGCTGGTCAGCATTACGAATAA
- a CDS encoding TRAP transporter small permease subunit yields MSALIKLIDSISEFLGKIISYLVYVLLIVVVFEVISRKVFGSPTIWGFEFSFMLYALMFMLGFGFTLKHKMHIGIDIFYSNMSPRKQGFLDLFTYIIFFFPFIYFAVTSSITFTSQSWQMLEHSQSPWAPPIYPFKTVMPVAFLLLGFQGIAEFLKAIYKIKTGEKYGA; encoded by the coding sequence ATGTCAGCTTTAATTAAATTGATAGACTCAATAAGTGAGTTTTTAGGGAAAATAATCAGTTATCTGGTTTATGTGCTGCTGATTGTTGTCGTATTTGAGGTTATAAGTCGGAAAGTTTTCGGAAGCCCAACTATTTGGGGGTTTGAGTTCAGTTTCATGTTATATGCCCTAATGTTTATGCTTGGATTTGGTTTTACATTGAAGCATAAGATGCATATAGGCATAGATATTTTCTACTCAAATATGTCGCCCAGGAAACAGGGTTTTTTGGATTTGTTTACATATATAATTTTCTTCTTCCCCTTTATCTATTTTGCAGTAACATCTTCCATTACTTTTACCTCTCAATCGTGGCAGATGCTTGAGCACAGCCAATCGCCGTGGGCGCCACCTATTTATCCCTTTAAGACAGTTATGCCTGTAGCTTTTTTGTTATTGGGATTTCAGGGGATAGCGGAGTTTCTTAAGGCGATTTATAAAATAAAAACAGGAGAAAAGTATGGGGCCTGA